The Erwinia sorbitola nucleotide sequence CACCAAATCACCCGATGACAAATACCCCTGTTCGCGCAGAATAGCGATCGCATCCTGTACCGACTGTACGCCTTCGGCATGGCCGTTAAACAACACGGGTGTCACGCCACGGTAAAGCGCGGCCAGGTTCAGCGTGGACTGATGCCGTGAGAGGGCAAAGATAGGCAGACTTGAGGTAATACGCGACATCATGCGCGCAGTACGCCCCGACTCGGTCATGGCGAGTACCGCTTTTACGCCGGTCAGGTGGTTAGCCGCATACATGGCGGACATCGCCGTCATCTCTTCAATATTGCTGAACTCGACGTCAAGGCGGTGTTTCGAGGTGGTCGTGCCGGGCACCCGCTCCGCCCCGAGGCAGATGTTATGCATCGAAGTAACGGCTTCCACCGGGTAACTGCCTGCGGCGGTTTCTGCTGAGAGCATCACCGCATCGGTGCCATCGAGCACGGCGTTGGCAACGTCCATCACCTCTGCTCGTGTCGGCATCGGGTTGGTAATCATTGACTCCATCATCTGCGTGGCAGTGATCACCACACGGTTAAGCTGGCGGGAGCGGGCAATCAGGCGTTTCTGAACCGCCACCAGCGCAGCGTCACCTATTTCTACGCCGAGATCGCCGCGCGCTACCATGATCACATCGGAGGCAAGGATCATATCGTCCATGCTCTCATCCGATGCTACTACTTCAGCACGTTCAACCTTCGCCACGATCAGCGCCTTGCAGCCCGCCTCGCGCGCCAGACGGCGGGTGAAGCGCAGGTCTTCGCCGCTGCGCGGGAATGAGACGGCAAGATAGTCGACATTCATTTTGGCGGCGGTGAGAATATCTGCTTTATCTTTTTCGGTAAGTGCATCGGCAGAGAGGCCGCCACCCAGTTTGTTAACGCCTTTATTATTCGACAGTACGCCGCCAACGGTAACTTCGGTATAAATGATCGTGCCGGCTACGCGCAGTACACGCAGCTGAATTCGGCCATCGTCCAGCAGCAGGATATCGCCAGGTACCACATCATCCGGCAGGGATTTATAGTCGATACCCACGCGCTGGTTATCGCCCTCGCCTTTATCCAGCAGGGCATCAAGAATAAATTCATCGCCGACGGTCAGCAGGGCTTTACCCTCTTTAAACGTCGACACGCGAATTTTCGGCCCCTGGAGATCGCCTAAAATGGCTACCTGACGCCCGAGACGGCTGGCGACATCGCGCACTCGCTGTGCCCGGGCGATATGATCTTCAGCAGTACCATGAGAAAAGTTCAGCC carries:
- the pyk gene encoding pyruvate kinase, which gives rise to MSEVLRRTKIVATLGPATDRDNNLEKIIKAGANVVRLNFSHGTAEDHIARAQRVRDVASRLGRQVAILGDLQGPKIRVSTFKEGKALLTVGDEFILDALLDKGEGDNQRVGIDYKSLPDDVVPGDILLLDDGRIQLRVLRVAGTIIYTEVTVGGVLSNNKGVNKLGGGLSADALTEKDKADILTAAKMNVDYLAVSFPRSGEDLRFTRRLAREAGCKALIVAKVERAEVVASDESMDDMILASDVIMVARGDLGVEIGDAALVAVQKRLIARSRQLNRVVITATQMMESMITNPMPTRAEVMDVANAVLDGTDAVMLSAETAAGSYPVEAVTSMHNICLGAERVPGTTTSKHRLDVEFSNIEEMTAMSAMYAANHLTGVKAVLAMTESGRTARMMSRITSSLPIFALSRHQSTLNLAALYRGVTPVLFNGHAEGVQSVQDAIAILREQGYLSSGDLVVVTQGDSVGEVGSANTCRISLVD